The Halomicronema hongdechloris C2206 genome includes a window with the following:
- a CDS encoding helicase-related protein, whose amino-acid sequence MTFAVGSLVKARDREWVVLPESTEEMLILRPLGGTEDEVTGIFLPLEPVEPAQFELPDPKKLGDYRSCRMLRDAVRLGFRSSAGPFRSFAKLAVEPRPYQLVPLLMALKLEPVRLLIADDVGIGKTVEACLVAKELMDRGEVDRLAVLCPPHLAEQWQSELKGKFHIDAELVLPSTATRLERNCRLGQSLFDLYAYVIVSTDFIKSEHRRDEFLRTCPELVIVDEAHTCAFAGEGRGGKHQRHQLIKGLADAPDRHLILVTATPHSGKEAAFRSLLALLNPDFADLPDELGGKENEPIRRQVAAHFVQRRRGDIRSYLDADTPFPERLEADETYSLSPEYKKLFDRILNYARETVQSPDANSRHRQRVRWWSALGLLRSLASSPAAAATTLRNRADTLDTETPEEADEVGRRTVMDLMDDDAKEGIDIVPGADISELEANSEVVNRGVEEAPLLTTRYSSTRLKQMAREAENLKGSKDAKLQKIITLVKDFLKNGFQPIIFCRFIPTAEYVAEELRSSLRNVEVVAVTGTLPPAEREERVEQLAESPQRVLVCTDCLSEGINLQAYFNAVIHYDLSWNPTRHEQREGRVDRYGQPQDKVRVLTYYGVDNQIDGIVLDVLIRKHRSIRSSLGISVPVPVDTDQVVEAIFEGLLLREQSSNVSDQLSLFDQDFFKPQKDQFFSQWEAASEREKRSRTMFAQETIKVEDVVRELQAIRSAIGSSVDVASFTEAAFKVHQAVVSETPTKALAFDLSEAPQALKDAIGGQESFQARFELPIQDGQLYLNRTHPIVEGLATHVMDTALDPMVDSVARRCGVIRTNQVSRRTTLLLTRFRFHIIAKQGDEENPLLAEDCQILAFTGSPEKAEWLEPGQAEKLLTATPDGNISADQATTFLQKVIDQFDHLSPHLETVAQQRGNDLLEAHRRVRSAAKLKGVRYRVEPQLPPDVLGIYMFMPVPKT is encoded by the coding sequence ATGACTTTTGCCGTTGGTTCGCTCGTCAAAGCTCGAGATCGCGAGTGGGTCGTCCTTCCCGAATCCACCGAGGAGATGCTGATCCTGCGCCCCCTCGGCGGCACCGAAGATGAAGTCACCGGCATCTTTCTCCCCCTAGAGCCTGTTGAACCCGCCCAGTTCGAGCTACCCGATCCTAAAAAACTAGGCGACTATCGCTCTTGCCGCATGTTGCGAGATGCTGTGCGCCTCGGCTTCCGTTCCAGTGCTGGCCCTTTCCGATCCTTCGCCAAATTAGCCGTCGAGCCTCGCCCCTATCAGCTCGTGCCGTTACTCATGGCGCTTAAGCTAGAGCCCGTGCGCCTGCTTATTGCCGATGACGTGGGTATCGGTAAAACCGTCGAAGCCTGCCTGGTTGCCAAAGAGCTCATGGATCGCGGCGAAGTCGATCGCCTCGCCGTACTTTGTCCCCCTCACTTGGCCGAGCAGTGGCAGTCAGAGCTGAAGGGCAAATTCCATATTGATGCCGAGTTGGTTCTACCCAGTACCGCTACCCGCCTGGAGCGCAACTGCCGTCTGGGGCAGTCACTCTTTGACCTCTATGCCTACGTCATTGTCTCGACCGACTTCATTAAATCAGAGCATCGCCGGGATGAATTTCTGCGTACCTGCCCCGAGCTGGTGATTGTAGACGAAGCCCATACCTGCGCCTTTGCTGGGGAAGGTCGAGGCGGTAAGCACCAGCGACATCAACTTATCAAAGGCTTAGCCGATGCGCCCGATCGCCACCTCATTCTGGTGACAGCCACTCCCCACAGCGGTAAAGAAGCCGCCTTCCGGTCCCTGCTAGCTTTGCTCAATCCTGACTTTGCCGATTTGCCCGACGAACTGGGCGGTAAAGAAAACGAACCCATCCGTCGCCAGGTGGCGGCTCATTTCGTCCAGCGCCGTCGGGGTGATATTCGCAGTTACCTGGATGCCGATACCCCCTTCCCCGAAAGGCTGGAGGCAGACGAAACCTACTCCCTATCTCCCGAATACAAAAAGTTATTTGACCGCATTCTGAATTACGCTCGCGAAACCGTTCAGTCTCCTGATGCCAACAGCCGCCATCGGCAACGAGTGCGGTGGTGGTCGGCCCTGGGGCTGTTACGGTCACTGGCTTCCAGCCCTGCGGCGGCGGCAACTACCCTACGCAACCGCGCCGACACCCTCGATACCGAAACCCCCGAAGAAGCTGACGAAGTCGGTCGCCGCACGGTGATGGACTTGATGGATGACGATGCCAAGGAAGGCATTGATATTGTGCCTGGAGCGGATATCAGCGAACTGGAAGCGAATAGCGAGGTAGTGAATAGAGGAGTAGAAGAAGCCCCCCTACTCACTACTCGCTACTCCTCTACTCGCCTCAAACAAATGGCTCGTGAGGCAGAAAACCTCAAAGGCAGTAAGGATGCCAAACTCCAGAAAATCATCACCCTGGTTAAGGACTTTCTGAAAAACGGATTTCAGCCCATTATCTTCTGCCGTTTTATTCCCACGGCTGAATATGTGGCGGAAGAACTCAGGAGCAGCCTGCGTAATGTCGAGGTAGTCGCTGTCACCGGCACCCTGCCCCCGGCCGAGCGAGAAGAGCGGGTAGAGCAATTGGCCGAGTCTCCCCAACGGGTTCTGGTCTGTACTGACTGCCTCAGTGAAGGGATCAACCTACAAGCCTACTTCAACGCCGTCATTCACTACGACCTGTCCTGGAACCCGACCCGCCATGAGCAGCGAGAAGGTCGAGTAGACCGTTATGGACAACCCCAGGACAAAGTGCGGGTGCTGACCTACTACGGCGTCGATAACCAGATTGATGGCATCGTTCTCGATGTCCTCATTCGTAAACACCGTTCCATCCGCAGCTCCCTGGGGATTTCAGTCCCCGTTCCCGTGGACACGGATCAGGTGGTTGAAGCCATCTTTGAAGGGCTATTGCTGCGAGAACAGTCCTCTAATGTCTCTGACCAGCTTTCTCTCTTTGACCAAGACTTCTTCAAACCCCAGAAAGACCAGTTCTTTAGCCAGTGGGAAGCCGCCTCAGAACGAGAGAAGCGATCGCGCACCATGTTTGCCCAGGAAACCATCAAGGTTGAAGATGTAGTTCGCGAGCTTCAGGCAATTCGTTCAGCCATTGGTTCTAGTGTTGATGTCGCTTCATTTACCGAAGCTGCCTTTAAAGTTCATCAAGCAGTTGTCAGCGAAACACCGACCAAGGCGTTAGCGTTTGATCTATCGGAAGCGCCCCAAGCCCTGAAGGATGCCATTGGCGGGCAGGAATCTTTCCAGGCTCGGTTCGAACTCCCCATTCAGGATGGTCAGCTTTACCTGAACCGGACCCATCCCATCGTGGAAGGTCTGGCTACCCACGTTATGGATACGGCTCTGGATCCCATGGTGGACAGTGTGGCCCGTCGTTGTGGGGTGATTCGGACTAATCAGGTAAGCCGCCGCACTACGCTACTCCTGACCCGTTTTCGTTTCCACATCATTGCCAAGCAGGGAGACGAGGAAAACCCGCTCCTGGCAGAAGACTGCCAAATACTAGCCTTTACGGGCTCTCCGGAAAAGGCTGAATGGCTTGAGCCTGGTCAGGCAGAGAAGCTCCTGACGGCCACTCCGGACGGCAACATTAGTGCCGACCAGGCCACAACGTTTCTACAGAAAGTAATCGATCAATTCGACCATCTCAGTCCCCACCTTGAAACTGTAGCCCAGCAGCGAGGGAATGATTTACTTGAGGCTCATCGCCGAGTCCGCAGCGCAGCCAAACTCAAGGGTGTTCGCTATCGAGTGGAGCCACAACTCCCCCCTGATGTTTTAGGTATCTATATGTTCATGCCAGTCCCGAAAACTTAG
- a CDS encoding DEAD/DEAH box helicase: protein MEYKRGDRVNHPRFGSGEVRVDEDATVVIRFEHGIEECPKSELTRLKSLQEAILAPEWHDPLEVVARTQALAIRSINDMWGVFSLARIALLPHQLWVCRKVVQELPTRWLIADDVGLGKTIEAGLIISALLSKDAVRRILVLCPASLVEQWQERLRNMFDIRMARYTTEADTSKSDFWNTHSQVIASLPTLRKDSGNRHQRMFNAEPWDLVVVDEAHHLNADEQTGQTLGYSLMNRLVYDHQKVKSAVFFTGTPHRGKHYQFFALLKLLRADLFDPAEAVESVDDLQNQMRRLHLVMIRNNKQLVTDMKGKKLFYPPDVFSETYSYSLEEEAFYVKLTEFILTGKAYASGLSQVNQRAVMLILICMQKLASSSVAAIRSALKKRLNKINNYREELENAKSRKYILEKLKEFDDDEKADSDELSLLEEKIFDLSLKVYLMEDEKPRLQELIEAAELVKFETKIGKIIEILETRFSNRQVLFFTEYKATQSLLMSALIARFGNDCVTFINGDGRADDVIENSGRIRTYFEKRERAAEKFNSGEVRFLISTEAGGEGIDLQETCYSLIHVDLPWNPMRLHQRVGRLNRYGQTQKVEVINLRNPDTVETRIWDKLNSKIENIMQSLDQVMEESEDLLQLVLGMTSPKMFREVFSEADQNKENLSRWFDSKTATFGGQDAVATVKELMGSCEKFDFQKVSSLLPQVDLPDLRPFFETILQLNKRRISRNEDGLSFITPESWLTEPAIRKRYEHLHFDRACRGKKKINNLLGVGHCLMNQALKQALELDGCVAQLTELKDPVIIFQIVDRVTGVQTNVRQVVVGVKIIGSESEIDILKDWELLMLLNANVGQVDRSPDRSRPEIEIDKVISLLEEAKKRLDSNLNKLDLPFQYPKILTSVLLYPKQSFQ from the coding sequence ATGGAGTATAAACGAGGCGATCGCGTCAATCACCCTAGATTTGGTAGTGGTGAAGTACGAGTAGACGAAGATGCCACGGTTGTTATTCGGTTCGAACACGGTATTGAAGAATGTCCTAAATCAGAACTAACGAGACTAAAATCTCTTCAGGAAGCTATTCTCGCTCCAGAATGGCACGATCCTCTAGAGGTTGTTGCTCGTACCCAGGCTCTTGCAATTCGTTCTATTAACGATATGTGGGGAGTATTTTCCCTTGCCCGCATAGCCCTGCTACCACACCAACTTTGGGTCTGCCGCAAAGTTGTACAAGAACTGCCCACTCGATGGCTAATTGCTGATGATGTTGGCTTAGGTAAAACCATTGAAGCTGGTCTAATTATATCTGCCTTACTTAGCAAGGACGCCGTTAGGCGCATCCTAGTGTTATGCCCTGCTAGTCTCGTCGAACAGTGGCAGGAACGATTGCGCAACATGTTTGATATCCGTATGGCACGCTACACCACCGAAGCGGATACATCTAAGAGTGATTTTTGGAATACCCATTCACAGGTGATTGCCTCGTTGCCAACTCTGCGCAAAGACAGTGGCAACCGACATCAGCGCATGTTTAACGCAGAACCTTGGGATTTGGTAGTTGTAGATGAGGCTCATCACTTAAATGCCGATGAGCAGACTGGGCAAACCTTAGGCTATAGCTTAATGAATCGCCTAGTGTATGACCACCAAAAAGTCAAATCTGCTGTTTTCTTTACTGGCACTCCCCATAGAGGAAAGCATTATCAGTTTTTTGCTCTTCTAAAGCTACTCCGTGCTGATCTCTTTGATCCAGCAGAAGCAGTAGAGTCAGTAGATGATCTTCAAAATCAGATGCGCCGCTTGCATTTGGTAATGATTCGGAATAACAAACAGCTTGTAACTGATATGAAAGGGAAAAAGCTATTTTATCCTCCTGATGTTTTTTCAGAGACCTATAGCTACTCTTTGGAAGAAGAAGCTTTCTACGTTAAACTCACAGAATTTATCTTGACAGGTAAAGCTTATGCATCAGGTCTCAGTCAGGTAAATCAAAGAGCTGTAATGTTGATCTTAATCTGTATGCAGAAACTAGCTTCCAGCTCAGTTGCTGCCATTCGATCTGCTCTTAAAAAACGATTAAATAAAATCAACAATTATCGAGAGGAACTAGAAAACGCTAAAAGCAGAAAATATATCCTTGAAAAGTTAAAAGAATTTGATGATGATGAGAAAGCTGATAGTGATGAACTGAGTCTGCTGGAGGAGAAAATATTTGACCTCAGCCTGAAAGTATATCTCATGGAAGATGAGAAGCCAAGATTGCAAGAGCTTATTGAGGCTGCTGAACTTGTAAAATTTGAAACAAAAATTGGCAAAATAATTGAGATCTTAGAAACCAGATTCTCCAATCGGCAGGTTCTATTTTTCACAGAGTACAAAGCTACTCAATCCTTACTTATGTCTGCTCTCATCGCTCGTTTTGGAAATGATTGCGTCACCTTTATCAATGGTGATGGTCGAGCTGATGATGTAATTGAAAATTCTGGAAGAATTCGTACCTATTTTGAGAAAAGAGAGCGTGCGGCTGAAAAGTTTAACTCTGGGGAAGTTAGATTCCTGATTTCAACCGAAGCCGGTGGTGAGGGAATCGATCTTCAAGAGACATGCTATTCCCTTATTCACGTTGATTTGCCCTGGAATCCTATGCGATTGCATCAGCGAGTAGGGCGTCTTAATCGCTATGGCCAAACGCAGAAAGTTGAGGTTATTAACCTGCGAAATCCTGATACTGTAGAAACACGAATTTGGGATAAGCTTAATAGTAAGATTGAGAATATTATGCAGTCTCTTGACCAGGTCATGGAAGAGTCTGAAGACTTACTTCAGTTAGTGCTTGGGATGACGTCGCCAAAAATGTTTCGGGAAGTCTTTAGCGAAGCTGACCAAAACAAAGAGAACTTAAGCCGATGGTTCGACTCTAAAACCGCAACATTTGGAGGGCAAGATGCTGTAGCAACAGTTAAAGAACTTATGGGAAGTTGTGAAAAGTTCGACTTTCAAAAAGTTTCTTCTTTGTTGCCACAGGTGGACTTGCCAGATTTACGTCCTTTTTTTGAGACAATACTTCAGCTTAATAAGCGGCGGATTTCTCGAAATGAGGATGGTCTATCATTTATCACTCCAGAATCTTGGCTGACTGAGCCAGCAATCCGTAAGCGCTATGAGCATCTACATTTTGATCGTGCTTGCCGGGGCAAAAAGAAAATCAACAATCTACTCGGTGTAGGCCATTGTCTAATGAATCAGGCGTTGAAGCAAGCTTTAGAACTGGATGGCTGTGTGGCACAACTGACTGAATTAAAGGATCCTGTAATTATTTTCCAAATTGTAGACCGAGTAACAGGTGTACAAACAAATGTGCGACAGGTTGTAGTAGGAGTAAAAATTATTGGATCGGAATCGGAAATAGATATTTTGAAAGATTGGGAATTGCTAATGCTCTTGAATGCTAATGTTGGTCAGGTTGATAGATCACCTGATCGATCAAGGCCAGAGATCGAAATAGATAAAGTCATCAGCTTATTAGAGGAAGCTAAAAAACGTCTTGATAGTAACTTGAATAAGCTAGATTTGCCTTTTCAGTACCCCAAGATTTTGACTAGTGTATTACTCTACCCTAAGCAGAGTTTTCAATAA
- a CDS encoding helix-turn-helix domain-containing protein — translation MVPLLSELLGLSGIDVESYQESEDGLILEVEAHRDTAICPRCGTLSHHLHQNHGYLVRDLPISHYRKTWLRVNRRQFKCSTCGKPFSEELEFVGARRVYTDRYAEVVVSEVIHSNTANVARQHGLSEDIVWSMVEYVSEKKSVLT, via the coding sequence ATGGTACCTCTCTTGAGTGAACTCTTGGGGTTGTCTGGCATTGATGTGGAGTCATACCAGGAGAGCGAGGATGGCTTGATTCTGGAGGTAGAAGCGCACAGGGACACAGCAATCTGTCCTCGCTGCGGGACTTTGAGCCACCACCTCCATCAGAATCATGGCTACCTGGTGCGTGACCTACCCATCAGCCATTACCGGAAGACCTGGTTACGGGTGAATCGCCGCCAGTTTAAGTGTTCGACCTGCGGTAAACCCTTCAGCGAGGAGCTGGAGTTTGTCGGCGCGCGTCGGGTGTACACGGACCGGTATGCCGAGGTGGTGGTGAGTGAGGTGATTCATAGTAATACGGCTAATGTGGCGCGACAGCACGGGTTGAGCGAAGATATCGTCTGGTCCATGGTGGAGTATGTCAGCGAAAAAAAGTCTGTATTGACTTGA
- a CDS encoding ISL3 family transposase — MGIDEIALRKGHKDFAVVLSDLDTHRLIGMAPARTHAAIEAVLNTWGAEVLSNIEEVSMDLSGNYRGLVHRLMPQAEIVADRFHVMSLVNQELNQARNALRRTPEALAEGVTPEAAKAALKSSKYALLKPEAHLTKTQQDKLVEVKAVSPKLALMHQTKEAFRTLFEAQSWAQALPGFLGWMGTAQSLYPEAVATMKRWFGEILQYFEHRTTSGVVEGINTRLKLIKRSGYGFTNFERFRLRCLICWHFSPAAA; from the coding sequence TTGGGCATCGACGAAATCGCGCTACGTAAAGGTCACAAGGACTTTGCTGTGGTCTTGAGTGACCTCGATACTCACAGGCTGATTGGGATGGCTCCAGCGCGGACTCATGCGGCGATTGAAGCCGTGCTCAACACCTGGGGTGCCGAAGTGCTCTCAAACATTGAAGAAGTCAGCATGGATCTCTCCGGCAATTACCGGGGCTTAGTGCATCGCCTGATGCCTCAAGCCGAGATTGTGGCCGACCGTTTCCATGTCATGAGTCTGGTCAATCAGGAATTGAATCAAGCCCGTAACGCCCTCCGGCGGACACCCGAGGCTTTAGCCGAGGGCGTCACTCCTGAGGCGGCTAAAGCAGCGCTCAAATCCAGTAAGTATGCCCTCCTCAAGCCAGAAGCCCATCTCACCAAGACCCAGCAGGACAAGCTCGTTGAGGTCAAAGCTGTTTCGCCGAAACTCGCCTTGATGCATCAGACCAAAGAAGCCTTTAGGACTCTATTTGAGGCTCAGTCTTGGGCTCAAGCCCTGCCGGGTTTCCTGGGCTGGATGGGAACCGCGCAATCCCTCTACCCCGAGGCTGTGGCAACGATGAAGCGATGGTTTGGCGAAATCCTCCAGTACTTTGAACACCGCACCACAAGCGGTGTCGTCGAAGGCATCAATACTCGCCTAAAGTTGATCAAGCGCTCTGGTTACGGGTTCACCAACTTTGAGCGATTTCGGCTCCGCTGCCTCATCTGCTGGCATTTTTCTCCTGCTGCTGCATAA
- a CDS encoding sacsin N-terminal ATP-binding-like domain-containing protein, with amino-acid sequence MVTDMQEFDKTGLEVPPGAIANQIQTLLKERYKEGFPIIKEILQNANDAGATRLDMGVTPGLPSTEVEHPLLEQPSLFFVNNGGFRDSDAKAIGWIGIDFNAGNSAKIGKFGLGQKSVFHFCESFFYIAESDQLSEKAQSYRFLTPWADGQPMTPRDKSAVENYLEDILITQNYSNYFVLWLPLRISNQPRALLSKTYDYHTIQQHLPRDLDRRISTLIPCLNSLQSIYYWVFSALLG; translated from the coding sequence ATGGTTACCGATATGCAGGAGTTTGACAAAACAGGATTAGAAGTTCCGCCAGGAGCGATCGCTAATCAAATCCAAACGCTACTCAAGGAACGATATAAAGAAGGATTTCCCATTATCAAAGAGATTCTTCAAAATGCGAATGATGCGGGTGCAACTCGCTTAGATATGGGGGTAACTCCAGGATTACCCTCAACAGAAGTCGAACATCCTCTCCTAGAACAACCATCTTTATTCTTTGTCAATAATGGTGGATTCCGAGATTCTGATGCAAAAGCGATTGGTTGGATCGGAATCGATTTTAATGCTGGAAATTCAGCCAAGATTGGTAAATTTGGCTTGGGACAAAAGAGCGTTTTCCATTTTTGTGAATCATTCTTTTATATTGCCGAATCAGACCAATTATCAGAAAAAGCTCAAAGCTATCGATTCTTAACCCCCTGGGCAGATGGGCAACCAATGACCCCGCGAGATAAGAGCGCTGTCGAGAACTATTTAGAGGATATTTTAATAACTCAAAACTATTCAAATTATTTCGTTCTCTGGCTACCATTGAGGATCTCAAATCAACCTCGGGCACTCCTGTCTAAAACCTATGATTATCACACAATTCAGCAACATCTGCCCAGGGATTTAGATAGACGAATTAGCACCCTAATTCCTTGTTTAAACTCACTACAATCCATTTACTACTGGGTATTTTCGGCTCTCCTGGGATAA
- a CDS encoding 3'-5' exonuclease — translation MPVLIDQSLPAAVARLDSNDAKRVWKFLAKFIENPAHPSLSLERVTQTKNENLWSGRISQELRAIVHKDSDIWTVLHADHHDDAYKWAETRQIARHPKTGALQIVESPDVVEQQVQYFVPEIPRLFDDHDNDYLESLGVPTDWLPTIRKVQHIDHLWKVVVKLPEDVGERLLKLAEGEFVTPPVAIAQNQPITASQDTRRRFFVMENNDDLMKMLEAPLATWVAFLHPSQQKLATGSFAGPVKVSGSAGTGKTVVAMHRARHLARQGKRVFLTSYVSTLCENIEHNLELLCTSEERSRITVTTVHSQGLALAKTANSDLYPINNDEIWKLIDEYYHPGICPLEPDLLKTEWETVIQDQGVTTWDDYRSANRTGRGFPLTVKGRKQVWQIFQRVYETLNEKGCMDYPSICRLARELVTTGKVESPFDAVIVDELQDLRPQEIMLLAALAGDGDDSLTLVGDGGQRIYSTPFSLKALGVDVRGRSHILRINYRTTEQIRQFADTMLGHQSDDMDGGQESRKGTVSLLSGPKPVMKGFNTQEQQQEFLVKQIQAITQEGLAPEEVAIFARTNKAITQLESALKEAGLKCHNLRKGGARESAVNAGTMHRAKGLEFKAVFVVNVSDDQVPLKYLVNRTKDTQLQKDVLARERQLLYVSLTRARDELFICWVGKPSKFLN, via the coding sequence ATGCCTGTACTCATTGACCAATCCCTCCCAGCTGCGGTCGCCCGCCTTGATTCCAACGATGCGAAGCGAGTGTGGAAGTTTTTGGCTAAGTTTATCGAAAACCCAGCTCATCCTAGTCTTAGTTTGGAGCGGGTCACCCAAACCAAGAACGAAAACCTCTGGTCAGGCCGCATCAGCCAAGAATTGAGAGCCATTGTCCACAAAGACAGTGACATCTGGACAGTGCTCCATGCAGACCACCATGACGATGCGTATAAGTGGGCTGAGACTCGTCAGATCGCCCGGCACCCCAAAACCGGAGCACTGCAAATTGTTGAGTCGCCCGATGTAGTGGAGCAGCAGGTTCAATATTTTGTTCCTGAAATCCCTCGCCTCTTCGATGACCATGACAATGATTACCTGGAGAGCCTGGGCGTTCCCACTGATTGGTTACCCACTATTCGCAAAGTTCAGCACATAGACCACCTCTGGAAAGTCGTTGTTAAGCTGCCCGAAGATGTAGGAGAGCGACTGCTGAAACTGGCAGAGGGGGAATTTGTCACGCCTCCAGTTGCGATCGCCCAAAACCAGCCCATTACCGCTAGTCAAGATACCCGGCGTCGTTTCTTTGTAATGGAAAACAACGACGACTTGATGAAAATGCTGGAGGCTCCCCTGGCAACCTGGGTGGCGTTCCTCCATCCTTCCCAGCAAAAGCTGGCTACAGGCAGCTTCGCTGGCCCTGTCAAAGTTTCCGGTTCTGCCGGAACGGGCAAAACCGTGGTGGCGATGCACCGAGCCCGACATCTGGCGCGGCAGGGTAAGCGGGTCTTTTTGACCAGCTATGTATCGACCCTGTGTGAAAACATCGAGCACAACCTAGAGCTGCTATGTACCTCAGAGGAGCGATCGCGCATTACGGTAACGACGGTTCACAGCCAGGGGCTAGCTTTAGCCAAAACAGCGAATTCAGATCTCTATCCCATCAATAACGACGAGATTTGGAAACTTATCGATGAGTATTACCATCCTGGTATCTGTCCCCTAGAACCCGACCTGCTGAAGACTGAATGGGAAACGGTCATTCAGGACCAGGGTGTTACCACCTGGGACGACTACCGCAGTGCTAACCGCACAGGTCGAGGGTTTCCGCTAACGGTTAAGGGACGAAAGCAGGTCTGGCAGATTTTTCAGCGGGTGTATGAAACCTTGAATGAGAAGGGTTGCATGGATTACCCCTCCATTTGCCGTTTAGCTAGGGAGTTAGTCACCACGGGGAAGGTTGAAAGTCCATTCGATGCCGTCATCGTAGATGAACTTCAGGACCTGCGCCCCCAGGAGATTATGCTGCTGGCAGCATTGGCGGGAGACGGGGATGATTCTCTCACTCTGGTAGGCGATGGAGGACAGCGGATTTACAGCACCCCGTTTAGCCTCAAAGCGCTTGGGGTGGATGTGCGGGGACGGTCTCATATTCTCCGGATCAACTACCGCACTACGGAACAAATTCGACAGTTCGCCGATACCATGCTGGGTCACCAGAGCGATGACATGGATGGCGGACAGGAGAGCCGTAAGGGAACGGTCAGTCTTTTGAGTGGACCCAAGCCCGTCATGAAGGGATTTAATACCCAGGAGCAACAACAGGAGTTCTTGGTGAAGCAAATCCAAGCAATTACCCAGGAGGGGTTAGCCCCGGAAGAGGTGGCTATTTTTGCTCGTACTAACAAGGCGATTACTCAGCTTGAGAGTGCATTGAAGGAAGCTGGGCTCAAGTGCCATAACCTGCGGAAGGGGGGAGCACGGGAGTCGGCAGTGAATGCGGGGACGATGCACCGGGCTAAGGGGTTGGAGTTTAAGGCGGTGTTTGTAGTGAATGTATCGGATGACCAGGTGCCGCTGAAATATCTCGTTAATAGGACTAAGGATACTCAGCTACAGAAGGATGTACTGGCTAGGGAGAGGCAGCTTCTGTACGTAAGCCTTACGCGGGCAAGGGATGAACTGTTCATTTGCTGGGTTGGAAAACCTAGCAAATTTCTCAACTAA